ACGGTATGGATGGTTTTGTTTTCCAATTGGCCGAACTCTTGCCCGTCTGCAGAATAGAGCAGGAATAGGCTCATGATGTAGATGGCGAGCATGGCAAAAAACAGCCAAGGGTCAATCGGGGCTGCAATGGTGGATTTGAAATTTTTCCACGCTGATGTGTTATTCATGATGAACCTCCGGCTGTGAGGCAGGGCTTGTCGGAGTCAGTCCGTAGGCAGATTGGAAAATGCTGGTAATAGGCTGATGCTTGTCCGTTGTTTCAGTTTTGGCCGAATCTGACTCAAGGCCGTCTGAAAACTGTTGCGGCTTGACGTGAAGCATATAAAAATCAGTCATTTCACGAGCCAATGGCGCGGCATACGCACCCCAACCGCCGTTTTCCAAAATAACGGCAATGGCGATTTCAGGTTTTTCCAATGGCGCAAACGAGATAAACCATGCGTGGTCGCGGTGTTGTTCGCGCAGGGCTGCGGCATTGTAGCGGCCGCCCTGTTTGATTTGTACGACTTGGGCCGTACCGGTTTTGCCGCCCATTGTGTAAGCGAGTCCGCCACCGATACGGTGCGCCGTACCGCCCGGTTTCAATACCTTTTCCATTGCGCGTTTGACGTATTCGAAGTTGTCGGTTTTGAATGGAATTTGACGTTCGGGATTAGGACTGATACGGGTAATTTTGCGCGCGCCGAAATCCAATACTTCTTTGACCAAATGTGGCTGATGGACAACACCGTTATTGGCCAGAGATGCTGTCGCATGTGCCATTTGCAAAGGCGTGTAGGCGTTGTAGCCTTGGCCGATGCTGACGGAAACCATTTCGCCGGCGCGCCATTCTTTGGCGGTCGGGTCGGAAGACTTGGCAAAGCGTTTGGCTTTCCATTCGCGGCTGGGCAAAACGCCTGTGTATTCGCTGGGCAGGTCAATGCCGGTTTTCTGGCCGAAACCGAATTGCGCCAGATACGGAGAGGCTTTGTCGATACCCATTTCGTAACCCAAACGGTAGAAGAAGGTATCTGAGGATACTTGAATGGCTTTGCTCAAGTTGGCCGAGCCGTGGCCGCTGCGGACAGAGTCGCGGAAAATATGGCGGCTGCCGGGTATGCTCCATGCGCCGGGGGCGGGGACGATGGTGTTTTGAGTGATTTTGCCGCTTTCCAACAAGGCCATGCCCATAAAGGGTTTGAATGTAGAACCCGGCGGATAAAGGCCTTGGGTAACGCGGTTGATCAAAGGCTTTTTCCAATCGTCATTCAGCATTTTCCAAGTGTCGCTGTCGATGCCGTCAATAAAGAGGTTGGGATCAAAGGAAGGTTTGGAAACAAAAGCCAAAACAGTACCGTCTTGCGGATTGATGGCCACCAATGCGCCACGGTGGTCGCCCAAGATTCGGTCGGCTTCCTGCTGCATACGGATAT
This region of Neisseria subflava genomic DNA includes:
- the mrdA gene encoding penicillin-binding protein 2, encoding MKPILPRRLSGGQHTKKPSAQAAQADALLRLLVAFILIVIFFSILLARFFYLQVTQHNEFSGQASSNRITLIPTPPVRGEIVDINGVPLAKNYPVFSLEVISSRIEGNMEDVIEALKKYVDITPTDLKRFKKYRESYRKFENIPLKLRLTDEEVARLSVHLREFKGVEVNSRTFREYPYGKLTSHFLGYIGRISDKDKEMLEEEGLTALYRGSTHIGKSGLEKYYEHQLHGIPGYQEVEKDAYGNIVRVLKNVPSQMGQTLRLGMDIRMQQEADRILGDHRGALVAINPQDGTVLAFVSKPSFDPNLFIDGIDSDTWKMLNDDWKKPLINRVTQGLYPPGSTFKPFMGMALLESGKITQNTIVPAPGAWSIPGSRHIFRDSVRSGHGSANLSKAIQVSSDTFFYRLGYEMGIDKASPYLAQFGFGQKTGIDLPSEYTGVLPSREWKAKRFAKSSDPTAKEWRAGEMVSVSIGQGYNAYTPLQMAHATASLANNGVVHQPHLVKEVLDFGARKITRISPNPERQIPFKTDNFEYVKRAMEKVLKPGGTAHRIGGGLAYTMGGKTGTAQVVQIKQGGRYNAAALREQHRDHAWFISFAPLEKPEIAIAVILENGGWGAYAAPLAREMTDFYMLHVKPQQFSDGLESDSAKTETTDKHQPITSIFQSAYGLTPTSPASQPEVHHE